The proteins below come from a single Tachypleus tridentatus isolate NWPU-2018 chromosome 13, ASM421037v1, whole genome shotgun sequence genomic window:
- the LOC143238101 gene encoding uncharacterized protein LOC143238101 translates to MEDFGDFGQLLCDDWSLQDLDTYLDYLISQLPLDSGETTELRVKEPAIQSVGGYLGSWDCTWAGPTLTQEEISGFSNLSCLSSDTTSNSSNNFSRESGSRSELYSSIDFGTCEDDLVVLGVGLKTLTSRFQEEEPNISELVSDNFTTALRPQGSLDRFNQSILNRSISTETTTVPVTSCSSLSSFPQTSAGKQRGSQRAGATGSSAKYDEKVFFCTYQGCNKVYSKSSHLKAHLRRHTGEKPFACQWPGCGWRFSRSDELARHKRSHSGIKPYRCQICEKRFSRSDHLAKHLKVHRRAKLIGLATGGPPTSYRSSSIPVSVPLSSILQTTEI, encoded by the coding sequence ATGGAAGATTTTGGTGACTTCGGGCAGCTCCTCTGCGACGATTGGTCGCTACAAGACCTGGATACCTACTTGGATTACCTCATATCCCAGCTGCCACTTGACAGTGGAGAGACGACAGAGCTTCGGGTAAAGGAACCAGCTATTCAGTCAGTTGGCGGTTATCTAGGGTCGTGGGATTGCACGTGGGCCGGACCCACACTGACACAAGAAGAAATTTCAGGCTTTAGTAATTTATCGTGTTTGTCAAGCGACACTACCTCCAACTCCTCTAACAACTTTAGCCGAGAATCTGGTTCACGTTCTGAGTTGTATTCTTCCATCGACTTTGGGACGTGTGAAGACGACTTGGTCGTCCTAGGTGTAGGGTTAAAAACTTTAACGTCACGATTTCAGGAGGAAGAACCGAACATTTCTGAGCTTGTCTCTGACAACTTCACAACAGCTCTTCGTCCGCAAGGATCCCTCGATAGATTTAACCAAAGCATTTTGAACAGAAGCATTTCCACAGAGACAACTACTGTCCCCGTAACTAGTTGCTCCTCGTTGTCAAGTTTCCCCCAAACCTCAGCAGGAAAACAAAGAGGATCACAAAGGGCGGGTGCTACCGGATCATCGGCTAAATATGACGAGAAGGTGTTCTTTTGCACCTACCAAGGGTGTAACAAAGTCTACTCCAAGAGTTCACACCTCAAAGCTCACTTGAGACGACACACGGGTGAGAAACCCTTTGCCTGTCAGTGGCCCGGTTGTGGATGGCGTTTCTCTCGATCGGATGAGTTGGCTCGCCACAAACGGTCCCACTCGGGGATCAAACCTTATCGTTGTCAGATTTGTGAGAAGCGCTTTTCCAGATCTGATCATCTGGCTAAGCATCTAAAGGTACACCGGCGCGCAAAGCTGATTGGCCTAGCCACGGGAGGACCACCTACTTCTTACAGGAGTTCCTCTATTCCTGTTTCAGTCCCTCTATCGTCCATTTTACAAACTACAGAAATATGA